The Euphorbia lathyris chromosome 3, ddEupLath1.1, whole genome shotgun sequence genome contains a region encoding:
- the LOC136222686 gene encoding 3-isopropylmalate dehydrogenase 2, chloroplastic-like, with translation MAAAQVNAKPIKAVFHSKLASNHAHKPGRVRCAATAVSPSKRYSITVLPGDGIGPEVTYVAKNVLKLAGSLEGIEFSFEEMPMGGSALDVVGVPLPEETLSVAKRSDAILLGAIGGYKWDNNEKHLKPETGLLQLREGLKVFANLRPATVLPQLVDASTLKKEIAEGVDVMVVRELTGGIYFGKPRGFGHNESGDEIGFNTEVYAGYEIDRIARVAFETARKRSGKLCSVDKANVLEASMFWRKRVIRIAEEYPDVELSHMYVDNAAMQLVRNPKQFDTIVTNNIFGDILSDEASMITGSIGMLPSASLGASGPGLFEPIHGSAPDIAGQDKANPLATVLSAAMLLKYGLGEEKAAKRIENAVLDALNQGFRTGDIYSAGTKLVGCKEMGDIVLKSVDSQVPAAV, from the exons ATGGCCGCTGCTCAGGTTAATGCTAAACCAATCAAAGCTGTTTTCCATTCTAAACTTGCTTCTAATCACGCTCACAAGCCAGGCAGAGTCAGGTGCGCCGCCACAGCCGTCTCACCATCCAAACGCTACTCCATAACTGTCCTTCCCGGCGATGGTATCGGCCCTGAAGTAACCTACGTCGCCAAGAATGTCCTCAAACTGGCTGGCTCTCTTGAAG GAATTGAATTTAGCTTCGAAGAGATGCCTATGGGTGGATCCGCTTTGGATGTCGTAGGAGTTCCATTGCCGGAGGAAACCCTCTCCGTAGCCAAGCGATCAGATGCCATTCTTCTTGGAGCCATTGGAGG ATATAAATGGGATAATAATGAAAAACACTTGAAGCCAGAGACTGGGTTGCTTCAGCTGCGAGAAGGTCTTAAAGTTTTTGCAAATTTGAGGCCAGCTACTGTTTTGCCCCAG TTAGTTGATGCTTCAACATTGAAGAAAGAGATTGCTGAAGGTGTTGATGTTATGGTAGTAAGGGAGCTTACTGGAG GAATTTATTTTGGAAAACCAAGGGGTTTTGGCCATAATGAATCTGGTGACGAGATTGGCTTCAATACTGAGGTGTATGCAGGATATGAG ATTGACCGGATTGCTCGTGTTGCATTTGAAACTGCCAGGAAGCGATCTGGAAAACTCTGCTCTGTTGACAAAGCAAATGTCTTAGAG GCATCAATGTTTTGGAGGAAGAGAGTCATCAGAATTGCTGAAGAATATCCAGATGTTGAACTTTCACACATGTATGTTGACAATGCTGCTATGCAGCTTGTTCGCAATCCAAAACAG TTTGATACAATCGTGACGAACAACATTTTTGGAGATATACTGTCTGATGAGGCCTCGATGATCACTGGAAGTATAGGGATGCTTCCATCTGCTAGTCTCGGTGCATCG GGACCTGGACTTTTTGAGCCGATACATGGATCTGCTCCTGACATTGCTGGGCAG GATAAGGCAAACCCATTGGCAACAGTGCTTAGTGCTGCAATGCTTTTGAAGTATGGCCTAGGGGAGGAAAAAGCTGCAAAGAGAATTGAAAATGCTGTTTTGGATGCTCTGAACCAAGGGTTCCGAACGGGTGACATTTACTCTGCTGGAACT AAATTGGTGGGATGCAAAGAAATGGGTGATATAGTGCTGAAATCAGTAGACAGCCAAGTTCCTGCTGCAGTTTGA
- the LOC136222798 gene encoding histone deacetylase 5-like produces the protein MNASVFNLAALDSISSQGSISLEVFNRGWYHNVVYLGQEQDIPILTMTCPLLNVEGFKTGKLPLCAPSKEYANVLVKGLVEGGQFLEDEAIAYIKEASTRPI, from the exons ATGAATGCCTCAGTCTTCAACTTGGCTGCTCTGGATTCCATCTCAAGCCAAGGGTCTATCTCTCTGGAGGTTTTTAAT AGGGGATGGTACCATAATGTAGTTTACTTGGGACAGGAACAAGATATTCCAATTCTGACAATGAC CTGCCCTCTTTTGAATGTTGAAGGCTTTAAAACAGGGAAGCTTCCTCTGTGTGCTCCATCTAAAGAATATGCTAATGTCTTGGTAAAAGGCCTGGTGGAAGGAGGGCAGTTCTTAGAAGATGAAGCCATTGCTTACATAAAAGAAGCTTCTACCAGACCAATATGA